In Blastopirellula sp. J2-11, a single genomic region encodes these proteins:
- a CDS encoding YqgE/AlgH family protein, whose amino-acid sequence MQSLQGQLLIASPHLPDPNFLRTVVLMVQHDEDGALGLVLTRPTELTMAAMWREVAGEEIGDESLVFLGGPVQGPLMAIHSHPPCKEIEILPGVYFSSDKENIEKLVREEHEPKRLFIGYSGWGEQQLEAEMDAGGWLLLPAEAAHVFTTDVERLWKDVTGKIGADIMRATLHLKGMPTDPTMN is encoded by the coding sequence ATGCAGTCGCTCCAAGGTCAATTGCTAATCGCGTCGCCTCATTTGCCCGATCCCAATTTCTTGCGGACCGTCGTCTTGATGGTGCAGCATGACGAAGATGGAGCGTTGGGATTGGTTTTGACCAGGCCTACCGAGTTGACGATGGCCGCGATGTGGCGAGAGGTCGCCGGCGAAGAGATTGGGGATGAGAGCCTGGTCTTTTTGGGCGGACCCGTGCAAGGGCCGCTGATGGCGATTCACTCGCATCCCCCCTGCAAAGAGATCGAGATCTTGCCGGGCGTCTATTTCTCCAGCGACAAAGAAAACATCGAGAAGCTGGTGCGCGAGGAACACGAACCGAAGCGGCTCTTTATCGGCTATTCAGGCTGGGGCGAGCAGCAGTTGGAAGCCGAGATGGACGCCGGCGGCTGGCTCTTGCTGCCGGCCGAAGCCGCTCATGTCTTTACGACCGACGTAGAGCGGCTGTGGAAGGATGTAACCGGCAAGATCGGCGCCGACATCATGCGAGCGACGCTGCATCTCAAAGGAATGCCGACCGACCCCACGATGAATTGA
- a CDS encoding DUF1570 domain-containing protein, with product MPSPRFTRRLFISAALAAGSAPWFAWADTPEWPDEQRIPPFVIHADFALNTVPLFEGELAGLRRDLATFLTLPEQPAEIHLYLFGSASTYRDYVTRYFPGVPQRRALFIQANEVPMVFAHRSPHLLTDLRHECCHALVHQTHHDLPLWLDEGIAEYFEPPLHNRLHRGDYLPQVIQEAKMGEISPLVTLERLRSVNEMGDRQYRHCWAWLHFLRHGPAAAQQSLTQYLSAQRQHPKTPVSYYLRSQFTDAEAECRRYLMAIRTS from the coding sequence ATGCCTTCCCCGCGATTTACCCGGCGACTATTCATTTCGGCCGCACTTGCCGCCGGAAGCGCACCTTGGTTTGCCTGGGCAGACACCCCAGAATGGCCAGATGAACAACGGATTCCACCGTTTGTGATTCATGCCGATTTCGCGCTTAACACCGTGCCGCTATTCGAAGGGGAGCTCGCCGGTCTCCGTCGAGATCTAGCGACGTTTCTCACGCTTCCAGAACAGCCGGCGGAGATTCATCTTTATCTCTTTGGATCGGCATCCACCTATCGTGACTACGTCACACGCTACTTCCCAGGCGTTCCCCAACGTCGCGCACTCTTCATCCAAGCGAATGAAGTGCCGATGGTATTCGCCCATCGTTCTCCCCATTTGCTGACCGACCTGCGGCATGAATGCTGTCATGCGCTCGTCCATCAAACGCATCACGATCTTCCCCTTTGGCTGGATGAAGGGATCGCCGAATACTTTGAACCTCCGCTTCATAATCGCCTACATCGGGGAGACTATCTGCCGCAGGTGATCCAAGAAGCGAAAATGGGCGAAATCTCTCCGCTAGTGACTCTAGAGCGTCTGCGTAGCGTCAATGAAATGGGGGACCGCCAATATCGCCACTGCTGGGCGTGGCTCCATTTCTTACGTCATGGACCAGCGGCAGCACAGCAATCCTTGACCCAGTACCTCTCAGCACAGCGTCAACATCCCAAGACGCCGGTCTCCTACTATCTGCGTAGCCAATTCACCGACGCCGAGGCGGAATGCCGCCGCTATCTGATGGCGATTCGAACCTCTTAG
- a CDS encoding serine/threonine protein kinase: protein MRGTSESSELPPEIDETVIAPSESTDASRSLSPNVALVEGSSPHFSAITQSLLRVRLRVAALALAAAYGVFLLFHLWAFFFSSTYGESYVLLVFHIALVALLGTTGYYLCPKCDRQTPLLRVQEALVFGLPAIFTFLIQLQPLGRCDTTNHMIQSPAPLWLLLIFTYALFIPNKWPRAAIVIGVMALAPLALMAVGGYLWPDCRLAISSNWDMVGKTMLVMLVCSSVAVFGVHTINRLRSEAFRAKQLGQYHLRKLIGSGGMGEVYLAEHTLMKRPCAIKLIRAEKGADSRVLARFEREVRLSSKLSHWNNIDIYDYGRTADGTFYYVMEFLPGLSVSDLVKQYGPLPAERLIYLMTQTCDALSEAHTKGLVHRDIKPANVFAAQRGGHYDVAKLLDFGLAKPIETSEEDTQLTQEGSITGSPLFMSPEQASGEHEPDARGDIYSLGALMYFMLTGQAPFNYDRPIKVIIAHAHEKPAPPSQLNADIPTELDAIVLRCLEKSPDDRYQTAVELANALERCEANGRWNRQKAANWWMADERRIPVAEEEVFA, encoded by the coding sequence ATGCGCGGCACATCTGAATCGAGTGAGCTTCCCCCCGAAATCGATGAGACGGTGATTGCGCCATCGGAATCGACTGATGCGTCCCGCTCTCTCTCCCCAAATGTCGCTTTGGTCGAAGGCTCCAGCCCTCACTTTTCGGCCATCACTCAATCGCTGCTGCGCGTACGACTGCGAGTCGCAGCGCTCGCACTGGCGGCCGCCTACGGCGTGTTTCTCCTCTTTCACTTGTGGGCGTTCTTTTTTTCGTCCACCTACGGTGAAAGCTATGTGCTGCTGGTCTTTCACATTGCTCTCGTAGCGCTGTTGGGCACGACCGGCTACTATCTTTGCCCCAAGTGCGATCGCCAGACGCCGCTGTTACGCGTGCAAGAGGCGCTCGTCTTTGGGTTGCCGGCGATTTTCACGTTCCTGATTCAGCTTCAACCGTTGGGACGTTGCGATACGACGAATCACATGATTCAAAGTCCGGCGCCTCTCTGGTTGCTGCTGATCTTCACCTATGCGTTGTTCATCCCCAACAAATGGCCGCGTGCAGCAATCGTGATCGGCGTCATGGCCTTGGCGCCGCTCGCATTGATGGCGGTCGGCGGCTACCTGTGGCCTGATTGCCGTCTAGCGATCTCTAGCAATTGGGACATGGTCGGCAAAACGATGCTGGTGATGTTGGTCTGCAGCAGCGTCGCGGTCTTCGGCGTCCATACGATCAATCGCCTTCGGTCCGAAGCGTTTCGCGCCAAGCAACTGGGCCAATATCATCTCCGCAAGTTGATCGGTTCTGGCGGCATGGGCGAAGTTTATCTCGCCGAGCATACGCTGATGAAACGTCCCTGTGCGATCAAATTGATCCGCGCCGAGAAAGGCGCTGACAGTCGCGTCTTGGCTCGGTTCGAACGAGAGGTCCGCTTGTCGTCGAAGCTCTCTCATTGGAACAACATCGACATCTACGACTACGGACGAACCGCTGACGGCACGTTTTATTACGTGATGGAATTTTTGCCGGGGCTCTCGGTGTCGGACCTGGTCAAGCAATATGGTCCATTGCCGGCGGAACGATTGATCTATTTGATGACCCAAACCTGCGACGCGCTCTCCGAAGCGCACACCAAAGGACTGGTCCATCGCGACATCAAACCGGCGAATGTCTTCGCCGCCCAGCGCGGAGGTCACTACGACGTGGCGAAGCTGCTTGATTTCGGCCTGGCCAAGCCGATCGAAACAAGCGAAGAAGATACGCAGCTAACCCAGGAAGGCTCGATCACCGGTTCGCCGTTGTTCATGTCGCCAGAGCAAGCCTCCGGCGAGCACGAACCAGACGCTCGCGGCGATATTTATTCGCTCGGCGCGCTGATGTACTTCATGCTGACCGGTCAGGCGCCGTTCAATTACGACCGCCCGATCAAAGTAATCATCGCCCACGCCCACGAAAAGCCAGCCCCCCCGTCGCAACTAAATGCGGACATCCCGACCGAACTCGACGCGATCGTCCTCCGCTGCTTAGAAAAGTCGCCCGACGATCGATACCAGACCGCCGTCGAACTAGCGAACGCGCTGGAACGCTGCGAAGCCAATGGCCGCTGGAACCGACAGAAGGCCGCCAACTGGTGGATGGCCGACGAACGGCGAATTCCGGTGGCCGAAGAAGAAGTCTTCGCCTAA
- a CDS encoding metallophosphoesterase family protein, with protein MTSRIFAIGDVHGCRDALAGLLEWIAPEPADQIVLLGDYVDRGPDSAGVIDLLLDWNERRQMVFLRGNHEVMMLNSRTSDEQLHFWRECGGAETLESYGGSLDKVPQRHWDFLSATLPYYETEKFFFVHANYQYDLPLADQPPLFLYWEHLRPAPPRQHDNGKTALVGHTPQRDGLPSDYKHLVAVDTFCVGGGTLTAVECNASLQYYQVDHEGKSPTKDSLR; from the coding sequence ATGACTTCACGAATTTTTGCGATCGGCGACGTGCATGGATGCCGCGACGCGCTGGCGGGACTGCTAGAGTGGATCGCGCCGGAGCCGGCGGATCAGATCGTCCTGTTAGGCGATTATGTCGATCGTGGGCCGGACTCGGCCGGCGTGATTGACCTATTGCTCGACTGGAACGAGCGGCGACAGATGGTTTTTCTGCGAGGAAATCACGAAGTCATGATGCTTAACTCCCGCACCAGCGACGAGCAGTTGCATTTTTGGCGCGAATGCGGAGGCGCCGAAACCTTGGAGAGCTACGGCGGCAGTTTGGACAAGGTCCCACAGCGTCACTGGGACTTTTTGTCGGCGACGCTGCCCTATTACGAGACGGAGAAATTCTTCTTCGTGCATGCCAACTATCAATATGATCTGCCGCTGGCCGATCAGCCGCCGCTCTTTCTCTATTGGGAGCATCTGCGGCCGGCGCCTCCGCGCCAACACGACAACGGCAAGACCGCATTGGTTGGGCACACGCCGCAACGAGACGGCCTGCCCAGCGACTATAAGCATCTGGTCGCGGTCGATACGTTTTGCGTCGGCGGCGGCACGTTGACGGCCGTCGAGTGCAATGCTTCGCTCCAATATTACCAAGTCGATCACGAAGGCAAGTCGCCAACGAAGGACTCTTTGCGATAG
- a CDS encoding ketoacyl-ACP synthase III produces the protein MKYASIGPIAIHLPERIETNEQLQAEFPQWDMKLIASKTGIEQRHVAAEGECASDLGVKAALRLFEEHSIDPQSIDFLLFCTQTPDYPLPTTACLMQDRLGLPTKCGALDFNLGCSGFIYGLALADGLIRSGVARRVLFITAETYSKYIAPDDRSIRTIFGDGAAATLIEASDKQELFGFQFGTDGSGADTLLVGEGGARPTEDAIQPRHRKRWSSRLYMDGPSLISFTVGAVPQLVENILAAAAMEREQLDLYLFHQATRKMLEQLQERLGLDEKRMPIELSKYGNTVSATIPILIHDLRKQGRLAPRRKHVMVGFGVGWSWGGCIWQDPYGSRW, from the coding sequence GTGAAGTACGCGTCGATCGGACCGATCGCTATCCATTTGCCGGAACGGATCGAAACGAACGAACAACTGCAGGCGGAATTTCCGCAGTGGGACATGAAGCTGATCGCCTCGAAAACGGGGATCGAACAACGGCATGTCGCTGCTGAAGGAGAGTGCGCTTCAGATTTGGGCGTGAAGGCGGCGCTGCGTCTGTTTGAAGAGCACTCAATCGATCCCCAGTCGATCGACTTTCTGTTGTTCTGCACGCAAACGCCTGACTATCCGCTGCCAACGACGGCTTGCTTGATGCAAGATCGACTTGGCTTGCCGACAAAATGTGGTGCGCTCGATTTCAACTTGGGGTGCTCCGGCTTTATCTATGGGCTTGCGCTGGCCGATGGTTTGATTCGCTCGGGAGTCGCTCGCCGCGTTTTGTTTATCACGGCCGAGACGTACTCGAAATACATCGCCCCCGACGATCGCAGCATTCGCACGATTTTTGGGGATGGCGCCGCCGCAACGCTGATTGAAGCGAGCGACAAGCAGGAACTTTTCGGTTTTCAATTTGGGACCGACGGCAGCGGCGCAGATACGCTGCTGGTTGGCGAAGGGGGAGCTCGCCCGACGGAGGATGCGATCCAACCACGACATCGCAAACGCTGGAGCAGCCGGCTCTATATGGATGGACCCAGTCTGATTAGTTTTACGGTTGGCGCCGTTCCGCAACTGGTCGAGAACATTCTCGCCGCCGCTGCGATGGAACGCGAGCAACTTGATCTCTATCTGTTTCACCAAGCGACGCGGAAAATGCTGGAGCAACTGCAAGAGCGGCTCGGCTTGGACGAGAAACGGATGCCGATCGAATTGAGCAAATACGGCAATACCGTCTCGGCGACGATTCCGATTTTGATCCATGACTTGCGCAAGCAAGGTCGCCTGGCGCCGCGTCGCAAGCATGTCATGGTCGGATTTGGCGTCGGCTGGTCTTGGGGCGGATGTATTTGGCAAGATCCGTACGGCTCGCGTTGGTAG
- a CDS encoding IS4 family transposase, which yields MIPSPTLPDSPEAQFVAARTLLSEILRVPQIEAIVDFDDRPNTKMVYTQAVTIWLLILQRLLGGASLQAVVSEAIEHPSELFPDNKRVHEGTLGANTSSFSAARKRLPLDAIERFSRCVCDHLGRSAEPVFDDRRVFIIDGTTITLPPTPVLKKAFPPATNQLGETVWPVAMLMVAAEMQTGCILVPKIDPMYGPHNSSEAKQAREIVGELPSRSIVLADSGFGIFSVAYHTRAAGHDFLFRLSMLRLKAHRKQAELIDQGEGYKSFHLNWRPSAKERKTNPDLPTDASLNVFVHEVELDDGSTLGLVTSMSFDARCLAELYHRRYDVEFDIRDLKVTMDTENLRAQSVEMVMKELMGSVVAYNLVSQLRRGAAKLARIEPRKLSFTGVWVTFQVQLLRKSYETFEQWSTAFTKALVSASKRTLPNRKSPRSYPRVAHPRRAKTTKFQKSLRKKAKSPDPPPPE from the coding sequence ATGATTCCATCTCCCACTCTGCCCGATTCGCCCGAAGCGCAGTTTGTCGCCGCCAGAACTCTGCTCAGTGAGATTCTGCGCGTTCCACAAATCGAGGCGATCGTTGATTTTGATGATCGCCCCAACACCAAGATGGTCTACACTCAGGCCGTCACGATTTGGCTGTTGATTCTGCAACGTCTGCTCGGCGGGGCGTCGCTGCAAGCGGTCGTCTCGGAAGCGATCGAACATCCGAGCGAACTCTTTCCTGACAACAAGCGGGTCCACGAAGGCACCTTGGGAGCGAACACTTCCTCGTTCAGCGCCGCTCGCAAACGTCTGCCGTTGGATGCGATCGAAAGATTCTCGCGATGCGTTTGCGACCATCTTGGACGGAGCGCCGAGCCTGTTTTCGATGATCGGCGCGTGTTCATCATCGACGGGACCACGATCACGCTGCCGCCAACGCCTGTTCTGAAAAAGGCGTTTCCGCCGGCGACCAACCAGCTTGGCGAAACGGTTTGGCCAGTCGCGATGCTGATGGTGGCCGCCGAGATGCAAACCGGCTGCATCCTGGTTCCCAAGATCGATCCGATGTACGGCCCCCATAATTCCAGCGAAGCCAAACAAGCACGCGAGATTGTCGGCGAACTGCCCAGCCGCAGTATCGTCTTAGCGGACAGCGGTTTTGGGATCTTCAGCGTAGCTTATCACACGCGAGCAGCAGGGCACGATTTTCTGTTTCGCCTGTCGATGTTACGGTTAAAAGCGCATCGCAAGCAAGCCGAGCTAATCGATCAAGGCGAAGGCTATAAGAGCTTCCATTTGAACTGGCGTCCCTCGGCCAAGGAACGCAAGACCAATCCCGACTTGCCGACCGACGCTTCGCTGAATGTATTTGTGCACGAAGTCGAACTGGACGACGGCTCGACGCTGGGATTGGTGACGTCAATGAGCTTCGACGCACGATGCTTGGCGGAGCTTTACCATCGGCGCTATGACGTGGAATTCGACATTCGCGATTTAAAGGTGACGATGGACACCGAGAATCTGCGGGCCCAGAGCGTCGAGATGGTGATGAAGGAGTTAATGGGTTCCGTGGTTGCGTACAACTTGGTGTCGCAGCTTCGTCGCGGGGCCGCGAAGCTGGCGCGGATCGAGCCGCGAAAACTGAGCTTCACCGGGGTCTGGGTGACCTTTCAGGTCCAACTGCTGCGCAAGTCGTACGAGACGTTCGAGCAGTGGAGTACGGCTTTTACGAAAGCCTTGGTCAGCGCGTCGAAGCGAACACTACCGAACCGCAAGTCGCCGCGCAGCTACCCTCGGGTCGCCCATCCTCGCCGCGCAAAGACGACGAAGTTCCAAAAATCGCTTCGCAAAAAAGCAAAATCACCAGACCCGCCACCCCCTGAATAG
- a CDS encoding GntR family transcriptional regulator — MTIDPTQFVVHPSSGVPIYRQIIDQVEAMIVGARLREGEMLPSVREMATALGVNPMTISKAYARLETDNVVERVRGKGMMVRRRSPSGSKSQRLEELRPTMRAAVVRSRQLGLTDDQILELVRQILREIPS, encoded by the coding sequence ATGACGATCGACCCCACACAATTCGTAGTTCACCCTTCATCCGGTGTGCCCATCTACCGGCAAATCATCGACCAGGTTGAAGCGATGATTGTCGGCGCACGCTTGAGGGAAGGAGAGATGCTGCCGAGCGTTCGCGAAATGGCGACCGCTTTGGGGGTCAATCCAATGACCATTTCCAAAGCCTACGCCCGCTTGGAGACCGACAACGTGGTCGAAAGAGTTCGCGGCAAAGGCATGATGGTGCGCCGCCGATCCCCCTCAGGCAGCAAGTCGCAGCGGCTCGAAGAACTTCGTCCCACGATGCGCGCCGCCGTTGTCCGTAGTCGGCAATTGGGCCTTACTGATGATCAAATTCTGGAACTTGTTCGCCAAATTCTTCGGGAGATTCCATCGTGA
- a CDS encoding ABC transporter ATP-binding protein, with protein MSIPALQTELLTKRFGDEEVLRGIDLSIEPGQVVGLIGANAAGKTTLIKCLLGLLKATSGACRLLGEDSWDLSAAAKARIGYVSQDFEMLPWMTVQGMCDYTGAFYESWRPTHVERLRDEWQLPSDKLVGALSVGQRQKLAVILALGHQPELLMLDEPVASLDPFARRQFLQSLVQFTEAEQNTILFSTHITSDLERIASHVAILRDGKLAWFGPLDTLKEGCKRLRINAHQALPLDFQIPGAIRCELHGRHALVSVAQMDEELRESIAQKWRADVQVEDLNLEEIFLEWTGNRQDQASSPAKVSS; from the coding sequence GTGAGCATTCCTGCTTTGCAAACCGAGCTTCTTACCAAGCGTTTTGGAGATGAGGAAGTCTTACGGGGAATCGACCTCTCGATCGAGCCGGGCCAGGTTGTCGGGCTGATCGGCGCCAACGCCGCCGGAAAAACAACGCTTATCAAATGCCTGCTAGGACTCTTGAAAGCGACCAGCGGCGCGTGTCGCCTGTTGGGAGAAGACTCTTGGGATTTGAGCGCAGCGGCCAAGGCGCGAATCGGCTACGTCTCGCAAGATTTCGAGATGCTCCCCTGGATGACCGTACAGGGAATGTGCGACTACACCGGTGCGTTCTACGAAAGTTGGCGGCCTACCCATGTCGAGCGTTTGCGGGATGAATGGCAATTGCCGAGTGATAAGCTCGTGGGCGCTTTGTCGGTTGGACAGCGGCAGAAACTGGCCGTCATCCTGGCTCTTGGTCATCAACCGGAGCTATTGATGCTCGATGAACCGGTCGCCAGTCTTGACCCTTTCGCTCGGCGGCAGTTTCTGCAGTCGCTCGTCCAGTTTACCGAGGCCGAGCAAAACACCATTCTCTTCTCAACGCACATCACTTCTGACTTAGAGCGGATTGCTTCGCATGTGGCCATTCTACGCGACGGAAAGCTGGCTTGGTTCGGTCCGCTCGACACGCTGAAAGAAGGTTGCAAACGACTGCGGATCAACGCTCACCAAGCGTTGCCGCTCGACTTTCAAATTCCGGGTGCAATCCGGTGCGAACTGCATGGCCGGCATGCCCTCGTTTCCGTCGCGCAGATGGATGAAGAACTCCGCGAGTCGATCGCCCAAAAGTGGCGTGCCGACGTCCAGGTCGAAGACCTCAATCTGGAAGAGATCTTTCTTGAGTGGACCGGCAATCGTCAAGATCAGGCCTCTTCCCCCGCCAAGGTATCGTCATGA
- a CDS encoding M24 family metallopeptidase, with amino-acid sequence MSELDLNLDASRARQQRLWNALAGAELDAIIVTQIEHIQYLIGPKFAWVHQPAAILFADGTATLIAPNEAPDAAAADEILTYEAQWLCTLRNDQREASSAVLLQYLKSRGKLGKIGVEYSTFSLHLSQQLDATLVDVEPTLYQLRRKKDPDELARLKKAITGTARMYEVARDMIRPGVSELNVFNALQAAAVKEYGEMLTGTGNDYACGAKGGPPRDRLTQDGELYILDLGPAFRGYFADNCRTIAVNGKPTDEQQQTWEIVMQTFDHVMKTVRPGKSCKELFQEVVGILSAAPIGVFDHHLGHGIGLFPHEAPHLNSCWEDVFAEGDVFTVEPGIYDEKLRFGMRLENDYLVTASGVELLSDFPMGLT; translated from the coding sequence ATGAGCGAATTGGACCTGAATCTCGACGCAAGCCGAGCACGCCAGCAACGACTTTGGAACGCGCTTGCCGGGGCGGAACTAGACGCGATCATCGTCACCCAAATCGAACATATCCAGTACTTGATCGGCCCGAAATTCGCCTGGGTTCATCAGCCGGCGGCGATCTTGTTCGCGGACGGAACAGCGACGTTGATCGCGCCGAACGAAGCGCCCGACGCCGCCGCCGCCGATGAGATTTTGACCTACGAAGCGCAGTGGCTTTGCACGCTGCGAAACGATCAACGCGAGGCCAGCAGCGCTGTCTTGCTGCAATACTTGAAGTCACGCGGCAAGCTGGGGAAGATCGGCGTCGAATACTCCACCTTTTCACTCCACCTATCGCAACAGCTTGACGCGACGTTGGTCGATGTCGAACCCACGTTGTATCAGCTGCGCCGCAAAAAAGACCCCGATGAACTGGCCCGCCTGAAAAAGGCGATCACCGGCACCGCGCGGATGTACGAAGTCGCCCGCGACATGATCCGTCCCGGCGTGAGTGAACTGAACGTCTTTAACGCGCTGCAAGCGGCGGCCGTCAAAGAGTATGGCGAGATGCTGACCGGCACCGGCAACGACTATGCGTGCGGCGCGAAAGGAGGCCCTCCGCGTGATCGCTTGACGCAAGATGGCGAGCTTTACATTCTCGACTTGGGCCCTGCATTCCGCGGCTACTTTGCTGACAACTGCCGCACAATCGCCGTCAACGGCAAGCCGACCGACGAGCAACAGCAGACGTGGGAAATCGTCATGCAGACGTTTGATCACGTGATGAAAACGGTACGTCCCGGCAAAAGCTGCAAAGAACTGTTCCAAGAGGTGGTCGGTATTTTAAGCGCCGCGCCGATCGGCGTCTTCGACCATCACTTGGGACATGGGATCGGCCTCTTCCCGCACGAAGCGCCCCATTTGAACTCGTGCTGGGAGGATGTTTTCGCCGAGGGAGACGTCTTTACCGTCGAGCCTGGCATCTACGACGAGAAGCTCCGCTTCGGCATGCGGCTTGAGAACGACTATCTCGTCACCGCCAGCGGAGTGGAGTTGCTCTCCGACTTCCCGATGGGACTGACGTAG